Proteins found in one Anopheles aquasalis chromosome 3, idAnoAquaMG_Q_19, whole genome shotgun sequence genomic segment:
- the LOC126579198 gene encoding AP-3 complex subunit sigma-2, translating into MIKAILVFNNHGKPRLSKFYQYFNEDMQQQIIKETFQLVSKRDDNVCNFLEGGSLIGGSDYKLIYRHYATLYFVFCVDSSESELGILDLIQVFVETLDKCFENVCELDLIFHADAVHHILSELVMGGMVLQTNMTDILARIEEQNKLQKQEAGISAAPARAVSAVKSMNLPQQIKDIKLPDLPQAIKDLKF; encoded by the exons ATGATCAAAGCGATACTAGTGTTCAACAATCATGGCAAACCGCGGCTGTCCAAGTTCTACCAGTACTTT AACGAagatatgcagcagcagatcataAAGGAAACGTTCCAGCTGGTCTCGAAGCGGGATGATAACGTGTGCAACTTCCTCGAAGGTGGCAG CCTCATCGGTGGGTCAGACTACAAACTTATCTATCGGCACTATGCGACGCTGTACTTTGTGTTTTGCGTGGACTCGTCGGAGAGCGAACTCGGCATCCTCGATCTGATACAGGTGTTTGTCGAGACGCTGGACAAGTGCTTCGAGAACGTGTGCGAACTGGATCTGATCTTCCATGCCGACGCGGTACACCACATCCTGTCCGAGCTGGTCATGGGTGGTATGGTGCTGCAGACGAACATGACCGACATCCTGGCGCGGATCGAGGAGCAGAACAAGCTGCAGAAGCAGGAGGCCGGCATATCGGCGGCCCCGGCACGGGCCGTCAGTGCGGTGAAAAGCATGAATCTCCCGCAGCAGATCAAGGACATCAAGCTGCCGGATCTGCCGCAGGCGATCAAGGACCTGAAGTTCTGA